Within Amycolatopsis sp. cg5, the genomic segment CAGCCCCGAAGATGAGGGTGACGAGGTTGACCAGTTCGTCGTCGGTGAGCGCGTCGGTGCCGTCACGGGTGGCGATCAGCGCCGAGAGCAGGTCGTCCTGAGGCTCGGCGCGACGCTTGGCGAGCAGCTCCCAGAAGTAGGCGAAGATCGTTTCGCAAGCCTTGTCGGCCTTGGCGTGGGTCTCGTCGTCGAGCACCGGGTCGAACAGCTTCGCCATGTCGTCGACCAGCCAGCGCCACTGCCCCTGGTCCTCTTTGGGCACGCCGACCAGGTCGCCGATCACGCTGACCGGCAGCGGGAAGCTGACGATGTCCTGGAAATCGACCACCTCGCCGCCCGCGCCCGCCTCTTCGAGCGCGTCCAGCACCCGCTTGACGTCCGCTTCGATATGCGGCCGCAGTGCTTCGATCCGGCGCGCGGTGAACGCCTTGCTCACCAGCCTGCGCAGGCGCGAATGGTCCGGCGGGTTCCGGTAGAGCAGCGAGGTGTGCATGAACACCGACGCGGGATGGTCACGCCAGCCCGGCTTGTGCGCGTCGGCCCATTCCTCGTCGGGCGTACGGAAATCGGGGCTGCCGAGCAGGGCTTCGACGTCGGCGTAGCGGGTCAGGAAGTAGACGTTCAGTCCACTGTGGAAGCTCACCGGCGCGCTGTCGCGGAGCGCGTCGTAGATCGGGTACGGGTTCGCGTGGCCTTCCGGGCTGAACAGGGTAAGCAGGGCCGACTCGACGTCCACGGCAGTGGTCATGTCATTTCTCCAGTTCAGCGAGGATCGTCGGGAAGGTGTCCGCGTGCGCGTTCTTGCC encodes:
- a CDS encoding cytochrome P450, with the protein product MTTAVDVESALLTLFSPEGHANPYPIYDALRDSAPVSFHSGLNVYFLTRYADVEALLGSPDFRTPDEEWADAHKPGWRDHPASVFMHTSLLYRNPPDHSRLRRLVSKAFTARRIEALRPHIEADVKRVLDALEEAGAGGEVVDFQDIVSFPLPVSVIGDLVGVPKEDQGQWRWLVDDMAKLFDPVLDDETHAKADKACETIFAYFWELLAKRRAEPQDDLLSALIATRDGTDALTDDELVNLVTLIFGAGFETTTGMLGNGIHALLANPDQLDLLKADRDLAAGAVTEVIRYDGSAQMVLRIAGRDTRIAGVDIPAGAIVTGFLGAANRDPERFEAPGRFDIRRAANRPLTFGGGIHFCMGSAVAKVQGEILYNELFARFPGFRLAGEPRRRSVLAMRGFDHLPITL